In the genome of Nitrospirota bacterium, one region contains:
- the pal gene encoding peptidoglycan-associated lipoprotein Pal has product MKNGLVAVLALVSIIVFSGCSQKKVSTVDQTSAPAATQGNPSDKQTAADSKKIPTESVTSLDKDKKDTIPAYVRELQAKLQDIYFAYDKYDLSDEAKQSTKVLGDILMKNKKVKVTIEGHSDERGTNEYNLALGDRRAKVAKEYLVTLGIPAGKIELISYGEEKPACTESSESCWAKNRRDHFALSE; this is encoded by the coding sequence ATGAAAAATGGTTTAGTGGCAGTTCTGGCGCTCGTAAGTATTATTGTATTTTCCGGCTGTTCCCAGAAAAAAGTGTCGACCGTAGATCAAACTTCGGCACCGGCAGCAACACAAGGCAACCCTTCTGACAAACAGACTGCAGCCGATTCCAAGAAAATTCCGACAGAGTCCGTGACATCGCTCGACAAGGACAAGAAGGATACGATACCGGCTTATGTCAGAGAATTGCAGGCAAAACTGCAGGACATCTATTTTGCATATGATAAATATGATCTTTCTGACGAGGCAAAACAATCGACGAAGGTTCTGGGCGACATCCTCATGAAAAACAAGAAAGTAAAAGTCACCATCGAGGGCCATTCCGATGAGCGCGGGACCAACGAATACAATCTTGCCCTGGGCGACAGAAGGGCAAAGGTCGCAAAAGAATATCTCGTTACACTGGGTATCCCGGCAGGAAAAATTGAACTTATCAGCTATGGAGAAGAAAAACCGGCCTGCACAGAAAGCAGCGAATCCTGCTGGGCAAAAAACCGAAGAGATCATTTTGCGCTTTCTGAATAG
- a CDS encoding PTS sugar transporter subunit IIA, producing the protein MNLSVKNVAELLNVSDKTIYRMIKDETIPCFRVGGQWRFDRREIASWVEDTREFHYHASDKSAPSDGEFISVTEMLRRGGIYYNVAGNAKDAAIMSCLRSIKTAIPQIDLKRLFDAIIERENLCSTAIGNGIAFPHPRPFREFTAALSSIALCRLERPIPFGALDNENVDTLFYIFPKSEKRFLRIQAKLSRLLKDDQVISAVQRNIPADQLYDIFLSKETEIFGSGNAE; encoded by the coding sequence ATGAATCTCAGCGTAAAAAATGTCGCGGAACTTCTGAATGTCTCGGATAAGACCATTTATCGGATGATAAAGGACGAGACAATTCCCTGTTTCAGGGTTGGCGGTCAGTGGAGGTTTGACAGAAGAGAAATCGCTTCCTGGGTTGAGGATACCCGCGAATTTCACTATCATGCTTCGGACAAAAGTGCTCCGTCTGACGGAGAGTTCATCTCGGTCACGGAGATGTTGAGGAGGGGCGGTATTTACTATAATGTTGCCGGCAATGCGAAAGATGCTGCGATCATGTCGTGCCTCCGCAGCATCAAGACGGCGATTCCCCAGATTGACCTGAAAAGACTTTTCGACGCCATTATAGAAAGAGAGAACCTCTGTTCCACGGCAATCGGCAACGGCATAGCCTTCCCCCATCCTCGTCCTTTCAGGGAATTCACCGCTGCGCTGTCCTCTATAGCACTCTGCAGACTTGAGCGCCCGATACCGTTTGGCGCGCTGGACAATGAGAACGTGGACACGCTTTTTTACATTTTCCCAAAGAGCGAAAAGAGGTTTCTGAGGATTCAGGCCAAGCTTTCGAGACTCCTCAAGGACGATCAGGTTATTTCGGCAGTGCAGAGGAATATCCCGGCCGATCAGCTCTATGATATATTTCTTTCAAAAGAGACCGAGATATTCGGTTCAGGAAATGCGGAATGA
- the hyfB gene encoding hydrogenase 4 subunit B, protein MNINPIELAGAAVILLLGSAVLSMFLDRVQRLLVAVSFSLASVASLFALVAGVWTVNDNITNQAVMAIGLPDLPFHLRLDPLAGFFLTIVGALSFFVSIYSLGYVKGIIAQRPVTRLAVFYALFLAGMFMVILADDALFFLIAWEVMAAASYFLVLFEDERMENRRAAFLYIVVAHVGAIAILLSFGVMAGLVTGFEGFHGYTFDAMRQAEFTPAWATAAFLLAFFGFAAKAGVIPLHVWLPEAHPVAPSNVSALMSGVMLKTAIYGIVRVTFDLIHSFPWWWGALVLMLGLISAVIGVLFALMQNDLKRLLAYSSVENIGIVLIGIGLAMIFTSFQLPLLAALALTAGLYHALNHAMFKGLLFMGAGGVLHAAHERNMEKMGGLIHMLPWTSALFLVGCVSISGLPPFNGFVSEWLTFQAFLLSPSLPSPLMKLLIPMGAALLALTAALSAACFVKAFGVTFLGQWRGQRAPHIQEVNWPMKLGMIMAAVCCLFLGILPTLIIDWMDTVPGYLVGSKISTSAGAFGWMWLTPVARERASYSGPMVFFVILAVIVIAYLLLHVRSGSIKRVPLWDCGFEKVTQRMQYTSTSFAMPIRRIFDFFFSIRERVKLDPQAAHRAFPGKLYHYLRIRDRFWGWLYKPLIDVSFWISRRVGLLQQGRIQTYLIYSFVTIIFLLMVTR, encoded by the coding sequence ATGAATATTAATCCTATCGAGCTTGCTGGCGCCGCTGTCATTCTGCTTTTGGGATCAGCCGTTCTGTCGATGTTTCTGGACAGGGTTCAGCGCCTGCTTGTGGCCGTCAGCTTTTCCCTCGCATCGGTGGCATCCCTTTTTGCCCTTGTCGCCGGGGTATGGACAGTCAACGATAACATTACCAATCAGGCGGTCATGGCGATCGGCCTGCCTGACCTGCCGTTTCATCTGCGGCTCGATCCGCTTGCAGGATTTTTTCTCACGATCGTGGGTGCTCTCTCTTTCTTTGTTTCGATCTATTCGCTCGGTTATGTAAAAGGCATCATCGCTCAGCGGCCGGTCACAAGACTGGCTGTTTTTTATGCACTCTTTCTTGCCGGCATGTTCATGGTCATCCTGGCAGATGATGCCCTCTTCTTCCTTATCGCCTGGGAGGTGATGGCTGCAGCCTCATACTTCCTGGTGCTTTTCGAGGACGAACGCATGGAAAACCGGCGTGCTGCATTTCTCTATATTGTCGTTGCCCATGTAGGAGCAATTGCAATACTCCTCTCCTTTGGTGTTATGGCAGGCCTAGTGACGGGATTTGAAGGGTTTCATGGCTATACCTTTGATGCCATGCGGCAGGCAGAGTTTACGCCCGCATGGGCGACTGCTGCATTTCTGCTGGCGTTTTTCGGATTTGCGGCCAAGGCCGGAGTGATCCCGCTGCACGTCTGGCTTCCTGAGGCTCACCCTGTTGCGCCGTCAAATGTATCCGCCCTGATGAGCGGTGTTATGCTCAAGACCGCCATATACGGCATTGTCCGGGTGACCTTCGACCTCATACATTCTTTTCCCTGGTGGTGGGGAGCGCTGGTATTGATGCTGGGTCTGATCTCTGCGGTGATTGGGGTGCTGTTTGCGCTGATGCAGAATGACCTCAAAAGACTCTTAGCCTATTCTTCGGTAGAAAATATCGGGATCGTGCTGATCGGCATCGGTCTTGCCATGATATTTACGTCGTTTCAGCTTCCCCTGCTCGCAGCCCTTGCGCTTACCGCAGGCCTCTATCACGCCCTGAACCATGCCATGTTCAAAGGGCTTCTCTTTATGGGAGCAGGAGGTGTGCTGCATGCCGCACATGAGAGGAACATGGAAAAAATGGGAGGTCTCATCCATATGCTCCCCTGGACATCTGCACTTTTTTTGGTCGGCTGCGTCTCTATCTCAGGCCTGCCGCCCTTTAACGGCTTTGTGTCCGAGTGGCTCACCTTTCAGGCCTTTCTTCTTTCTCCTTCTCTGCCAAGCCCGTTGATGAAACTGCTGATCCCGATGGGTGCTGCGCTCCTTGCACTTACTGCCGCGTTATCCGCTGCCTGCTTTGTGAAGGCTTTTGGTGTTACCTTTCTCGGCCAGTGGCGCGGCCAGCGCGCTCCTCATATCCAGGAGGTGAACTGGCCGATGAAATTGGGAATGATCATGGCTGCGGTCTGCTGCCTTTTCCTGGGCATTCTGCCGACCCTTATAATCGACTGGATGGATACCGTGCCCGGGTATCTTGTTGGCTCGAAGATCAGCACCTCAGCAGGTGCGTTCGGCTGGATGTGGCTGACTCCGGTGGCTCGCGAACGGGCCTCATACTCGGGTCCGATGGTTTTCTTCGTGATACTTGCTGTCATCGTTATCGCCTATCTTCTGCTGCATGTCAGATCAGGTTCTATCAAGAGGGTTCCTCTCTGGGACTGCGGCTTTGAGAAGGTGACGCAGCGTATGCAGTATACCTCGACGTCTTTTGCGATGCCGATACGGAGGATCTTCGACTTTTTCTTCAGCATCAGAGAGCGGGTGAAGCTGGATCCCCAGGCAGCCCATAGGGCATTCCCCGGGAAGCTGTATCATTATCTCCGCATACGGGACCGTTTTTGGGGCTGGCTCTATAAGCCGCTTATTGATGTCAGTTTCTGGATATCGCGCAGGGTTGGCCTGCTGCAACAGGGCCGTATACAGACCTATCTTATCTATTCATTTGTGACTATTATATTTTTGCTGATGGTTACGCGGTAA
- a CDS encoding NADH-quinone oxidoreductase subunit H: protein MYPFITEMLQILIILAIAPAYVGWVRTLKCWLQGRTTPGLLQPYRDIMKLFAKDVILAENASWIFRFTPYIVFGTATLAGGIIPMLSIDLPLAASADVIVLVALFAIARFFTALAGMDIGTAFGGMGSSREMTIASLAEPAMLMAIFTVSLAARSTSLSQIVQVVYNGQSLLRPSLAFAFLAFVLVSLAETGRIPVDNPSTHLELTMIHEAMILEYSGRHLALLEWAGMMKLMVFMALGSVLFFPWGIDASGSVPASAMALLYLLLKLAASGVVLVLIETGLAKMRLFRLTEFLGSAFLMATLGMLSFFILE, encoded by the coding sequence ATGTACCCCTTTATAACCGAGATGCTCCAGATCCTGATCATTCTGGCCATAGCCCCAGCCTATGTCGGATGGGTCAGAACGCTTAAGTGCTGGCTCCAGGGCCGGACCACTCCTGGACTGCTTCAGCCCTATCGGGACATCATGAAACTCTTTGCAAAGGACGTGATCCTGGCTGAGAATGCTTCCTGGATATTCCGGTTCACCCCGTATATCGTCTTTGGCACGGCAACCCTTGCAGGAGGGATTATCCCGATGCTGTCGATCGATCTGCCTCTTGCTGCGTCTGCTGATGTTATTGTGCTGGTGGCCCTTTTTGCGATTGCCCGGTTCTTTACAGCCTTGGCAGGCATGGATATCGGCACCGCGTTTGGCGGCATGGGCTCAAGCAGAGAGATGACCATAGCTTCTCTGGCTGAGCCTGCCATGCTTATGGCCATATTCACGGTCTCCCTCGCAGCCAGGTCAACTTCGCTTTCGCAGATTGTTCAGGTTGTCTATAATGGCCAGTCTCTGCTACGGCCGTCACTTGCCTTTGCGTTTCTCGCCTTTGTGCTGGTGAGTCTCGCAGAGACCGGCAGGATACCGGTGGATAATCCTTCCACACATCTGGAGCTGACCATGATTCATGAGGCGATGATCCTCGAATATTCAGGCAGGCACCTGGCGCTTCTTGAATGGGCAGGTATGATGAAGCTTATGGTGTTTATGGCTCTTGGGTCGGTACTCTTCTTCCCCTGGGGCATTGATGCGTCAGGCAGTGTACCTGCTTCGGCAATGGCATTGCTCTATCTGCTGCTTAAGCTCGCTGCCTCCGGCGTTGTGCTCGTTCTGATAGAGACCGGTCTGGCAAAGATGAGACTATTCCGCCTGACCGAATTTTTAGGATCCGCATTCCTGATGGCAACCCTGGGCATGTTGTCATTTTTTATTCTGGAGTGA
- a CDS encoding formate hydrogenlyase produces MNLHLAAQINSFLAALVLLTAFGMLVQKRVYGLIHLFAWQGFFLSLNTAIVGFVADKHHLYISSVLTLSLKVFLLPYILHVLIHRLKIRKEVETIVNIPMTMMIGIALVIFSYHLTAPVRELSNLITRSTIAVALATVMLGLLMMITRKHAVTQIIGFLALENGLFFAATSATYGMPLVVELGVALDVLIAAFIFGIFFFHINKTFDSLDVEQMARLKEGD; encoded by the coding sequence ATGAACCTGCACCTTGCGGCACAGATTAACAGCTTTCTTGCAGCCCTGGTCCTCCTTACGGCATTCGGTATGCTGGTGCAGAAGAGGGTGTATGGCCTTATTCATCTTTTTGCCTGGCAGGGTTTCTTTCTTTCGCTCAATACCGCTATTGTCGGTTTTGTTGCGGACAAACATCATCTTTATATATCGTCCGTTCTGACCCTCTCTCTGAAGGTCTTCCTGCTTCCCTACATCCTCCATGTGCTTATCCATCGATTGAAGATCCGCAAAGAGGTCGAAACGATCGTGAATATTCCGATGACCATGATGATCGGCATTGCGCTGGTGATATTTTCCTATCATCTGACCGCGCCTGTCAGGGAGCTCTCCAATCTCATTACCCGTTCAACCATTGCGGTTGCCCTTGCAACTGTTATGTTAGGGCTCCTGATGATGATCACCAGGAAGCACGCAGTCACCCAGATCATAGGGTTTCTGGCGCTTGAAAACGGGCTCTTCTTCGCTGCAACAAGCGCAACCTATGGCATGCCCCTTGTTGTTGAGCTCGGCGTTGCCCTTGATGTCCTGATCGCGGCATTCATCTTCGGCATATTCTTCTTCCATATCAACAAGACCTTTGACAGCCTGGATGTTGAACAGATGGCGCGGCTGAAGGAGGGGGATTAG
- a CDS encoding hydrogenase 4 subunit F, which translates to MNSSTMLLILLGVPLCAAAVLAFVGDRKFAPEINILGSAATLAAGVGLALEVYMQGPMLAGGKFFFVDAFNIYLSVLTSFVSMTTAMFSRGYMRREREHGRVGHVGMRFYHAMFQLFIFAMLLCLLTNNVGVLWIAMELATLSTVLLVSLYRTPTAIEAAWKYFILCGVGIAQALFGTVLLYFAAEKVLGEGGEALLWTNLSRVSGSLEPTVLSLAFVFLMVGYGTKVGLVPLHNWLPDAHSEGPTPISAVLSGLLLNIALYALVRCKVLVDGSTHTHQAGNIMMGFGLLSILVAAFSLLRQKDIKRMFSYSSIEHMGIATFAFGLGGPIATFGALLHMLVHSLAKSAIFFTVGHASQMHRTQEMDRIRGLFKGNPLVGWGLMIGVMAIVGMPPFGIFASEFLILTATMKDAPYLTPFLLLGLGVTFAALFRKVQPMVSGDVPSYQKPVKAAHLPVLLHLALVLIIGIYMPAFLNTWFHTAVELLK; encoded by the coding sequence ATGAACAGCAGCACAATGCTTCTGATCCTGCTGGGCGTTCCCCTCTGTGCGGCTGCGGTATTGGCCTTTGTCGGTGACAGGAAATTCGCTCCCGAGATCAACATCCTCGGTTCTGCTGCGACGCTTGCGGCTGGTGTCGGTCTTGCGCTTGAGGTATATATGCAGGGCCCTATGCTTGCAGGAGGGAAGTTCTTTTTTGTCGATGCCTTTAATATTTACCTTTCGGTGCTCACCTCGTTTGTCTCGATGACCACTGCCATGTTCAGCAGGGGGTACATGCGGAGAGAGCGGGAGCATGGCCGCGTCGGCCATGTTGGCATGCGGTTTTACCACGCCATGTTCCAGCTTTTCATTTTCGCCATGCTCCTCTGCCTTCTGACCAACAATGTCGGCGTGCTCTGGATAGCCATGGAACTGGCGACCCTTTCAACGGTCCTGCTTGTCTCTCTGTACCGCACACCCACAGCGATCGAAGCTGCCTGGAAATACTTTATCCTCTGCGGCGTCGGCATTGCACAGGCCCTGTTTGGGACCGTGCTGCTCTACTTTGCAGCGGAGAAGGTGCTGGGGGAAGGGGGCGAAGCCCTTCTCTGGACTAACCTGAGCCGGGTGAGCGGCAGCCTTGAACCGACCGTGCTCTCCCTTGCCTTTGTCTTTTTGATGGTGGGGTATGGGACCAAGGTCGGTCTAGTGCCGCTCCATAATTGGCTGCCGGATGCGCATAGCGAAGGACCTACGCCGATATCTGCAGTGCTCTCAGGACTTCTGCTCAATATCGCGCTGTATGCGCTTGTGCGCTGTAAGGTGCTTGTTGACGGATCAACCCATACGCACCAGGCTGGCAACATCATGATGGGTTTTGGCCTTCTTTCTATCCTTGTTGCGGCATTTTCGCTGCTTCGGCAGAAGGATATCAAACGCATGTTCTCCTATTCCTCCATAGAACATATGGGCATAGCGACCTTTGCCTTTGGCCTTGGCGGCCCTATTGCCACCTTTGGCGCACTCCTGCATATGCTCGTGCACAGTCTTGCGAAGTCGGCCATATTCTTTACGGTCGGTCATGCCTCGCAGATGCACCGGACCCAGGAGATGGACAGGATCAGGGGGCTTTTTAAAGGCAATCCCCTTGTCGGCTGGGGTCTTATGATCGGCGTAATGGCAATTGTCGGAATGCCGCCCTTCGGGATCTTTGCGTCCGAATTTCTTATACTGACGGCAACCATGAAGGATGCTCCCTATTTGACACCCTTTCTCCTTCTCGGCCTTGGTGTCACCTTTGCGGCGCTTTTCAGAAAAGTTCAGCCCATGGTCTCAGGAGATGTTCCCTCATATCAAAAGCCGGTTAAGGCAGCGCATCTGCCGGTGCTGCTGCATCTGGCGCTGGTCCTGATCATCGGTATTTACATGCCTGCCTTTTTGAATACATGGTTTCATACTGCGGTGGAGTTATTGAAATAA
- a CDS encoding NADH-quinone oxidoreductase subunit C — protein MLKEAIISVFGEDARFDQGQYPVSVSTCVVRRDRFAEAAKVMKKAYALLAAEWAADETAFERGFGIYACYRWGAEYLIVKTEVPSDDLWFPSLAKKFVPAFRFERQIQSLMGITPIGHPDMRPWIKFEDWPADTWPLRKTFDASKPMARVPGEYAWVRAEGEGVYEIPVGPVHAGIIEPGHFRFQALGEDVINLEARLGYVHKGIEKKFESLSWKDGALLAGRVSGDTTVAHSIAYCMALESMAGCNPPQRAHWLRALFLERERIANHLGDIGAICNDAAFAFMIFQLSRLREMIVSTNMKLFGHRFIMDRVIPGGVTVDIDAAGKEAILTEMDILSKDFEKLVVIYDEHSSLEDRVRDTGILTPERARELCVVGIVARASGLNLDCRIFNPFPPFDQHHYLELDVPVLISGDVHARAWVRIQEIRESIRIIRKFLEDMPEGELSAPVALPRPDMSGFAAVEGWRGEIIYWLQSGPHSEVNRCMVRDPSSVNWLALELAVLGNIVPDFPLCNKSFNQSYSGHDL, from the coding sequence ATGCTGAAGGAAGCCATTATATCAGTTTTTGGAGAGGACGCACGGTTTGACCAGGGTCAGTATCCTGTTTCTGTTTCAACTTGTGTTGTACGGCGGGACAGATTTGCAGAGGCCGCCAAGGTGATGAAAAAGGCCTATGCGCTTTTGGCTGCAGAATGGGCGGCAGATGAGACCGCCTTTGAGAGGGGTTTTGGCATTTATGCCTGTTACCGGTGGGGGGCTGAATACCTGATTGTGAAGACGGAAGTGCCGTCAGACGATCTCTGGTTTCCGAGTCTTGCAAAAAAGTTCGTTCCTGCCTTCCGTTTCGAGCGGCAGATACAGAGCCTTATGGGTATCACGCCGATAGGGCATCCTGATATGCGGCCATGGATCAAATTCGAGGACTGGCCTGCCGATACCTGGCCCCTGAGGAAGACCTTTGATGCATCAAAACCGATGGCAAGAGTGCCGGGAGAATACGCCTGGGTGAGGGCAGAGGGAGAAGGAGTCTATGAAATACCGGTCGGCCCGGTCCATGCCGGTATCATAGAGCCTGGCCATTTCCGCTTCCAGGCCCTTGGGGAAGATGTGATCAACCTTGAAGCGCGTCTCGGTTATGTGCATAAAGGCATTGAGAAAAAATTCGAGTCTCTTTCCTGGAAAGACGGCGCTTTGCTTGCAGGCAGGGTTTCGGGCGATACCACGGTTGCTCACAGTATTGCATACTGCATGGCGCTTGAGTCCATGGCCGGCTGCAATCCGCCCCAACGTGCCCATTGGCTTCGGGCCCTGTTTCTTGAACGGGAGAGGATTGCAAACCACCTCGGCGATATCGGTGCCATCTGCAATGACGCTGCCTTTGCCTTCATGATCTTTCAGCTGTCACGGTTGCGGGAAATGATCGTCAGCACGAATATGAAGCTTTTTGGCCATCGGTTCATCATGGACCGGGTAATCCCCGGTGGCGTAACCGTGGATATCGATGCCGCCGGCAAGGAAGCGATATTGACTGAAATGGATATCCTCTCAAAAGATTTCGAAAAACTTGTTGTCATTTACGATGAGCATTCGTCCCTTGAAGACAGGGTGAGGGATACGGGGATACTCACCCCGGAGAGAGCACGGGAGCTTTGTGTTGTCGGAATCGTTGCGAGGGCCAGCGGCCTGAACCTTGACTGCCGTATATTCAATCCCTTCCCTCCCTTTGACCAGCACCACTACCTTGAGCTTGATGTGCCGGTGCTTATTTCGGGAGACGTGCATGCACGCGCCTGGGTCAGGATACAGGAGATACGGGAGTCGATCAGGATCATCCGGAAATTTCTCGAAGACATGCCTGAGGGAGAACTTTCAGCTCCGGTGGCGTTGCCGCGTCCTGATATGTCAGGCTTTGCTGCTGTGGAGGGCTGGCGCGGCGAGATCATATACTGGCTTCAGTCCGGACCTCACAGTGAAGTGAACCGCTGCATGGTCAGAGACCCTTCCAGCGTCAACTGGCTTGCTCTTGAACTGGCAGTGTTAGGCAACATTGTGCCTGATTTTCCGCTCTGCAATAAGAGCTTCAATCAATCTTACTCGGGGCATGACCTGTAA
- a CDS encoding NADH-quinone oxidoreductase subunit B family protein, with protein MIRILRQIFRTGIVTEPLQLDLDAEIQEVGTRLEEAIRKRFRRSLSIRQVDAGSCNGCELEIHAMNNPIYNCERFGMHFTASPRFADLLLVTGPVTQNMEIALRRTYDATPSPKLVIAVGDCGCNGGIFGQSYASLGGVDKVLPVDAYIPGCPPTPTALLNGILKAIS; from the coding sequence ATGATACGGATACTGCGGCAGATATTTCGGACCGGCATTGTGACCGAACCGCTCCAGCTGGATCTCGATGCTGAGATCCAGGAGGTCGGGACAAGGCTCGAAGAGGCTATCAGGAAAAGATTCAGAAGGAGCCTTTCGATCAGGCAGGTGGATGCCGGTTCCTGCAATGGCTGCGAACTGGAGATCCATGCCATGAACAACCCGATTTATAACTGTGAGCGGTTTGGTATGCACTTTACCGCATCCCCTCGTTTTGCAGACCTTCTGCTTGTTACCGGGCCGGTGACGCAGAATATGGAGATAGCGCTCCGGAGGACCTATGATGCAACGCCCTCGCCAAAGCTGGTCATAGCAGTTGGCGATTGCGGATGCAATGGAGGTATTTTCGGCCAGAGCTATGCTTCCCTGGGAGGTGTTGACAAGGTCCTCCCTGTGGATGCCTATATCCCTGGCTGCCCGCCCACCCCGACTGCACTCCTAAACGGCATATTGAAGGCGATTAGCTGA
- the wecB gene encoding UDP-N-acetylglucosamine 2-epimerase (non-hydrolyzing) translates to MKYIIMLHAEQYQYRTGFVIMKILIVYGTRPELIKLAPVIYALKDNHVLRIMSTGQHMELVQQVLDFFRIRPDFSFDCMTGIPDLPHLYECIVNKARLIIEKEAPDLIMVQGDTLTTYAVAFVGFLTKKPVFHIEAGLRTHNMFSPFPEEGIRRGVSCFAEMHFAPTQTACANLLAEGFRRNRILITGNTVVDAVALAERLIDENEVLQELLKCRLHKEQLESKDGFALITVHRRENIGEPLRQICRAIMHLSQHYKNMTFIWPVHLNPEVRDIVFEEIGNDYSNIILTNPLSYQTMLYLMKRVRILLTDSGGIQEEAPLFGKPLLILRDTTERPEIIETNYGVLTGANQENIIKEFARFYQANYLSQSTTGKYSLFGDGNASERIAKFLLLDEVTEFIASYPSSSKNFFDTMQHTMEWIG, encoded by the coding sequence TTGAAATATATCATAATGTTACATGCTGAACAATATCAATATCGCACAGGTTTTGTCATTATGAAGATACTTATTGTCTACGGCACGCGCCCTGAACTGATCAAGCTTGCACCTGTCATCTATGCTCTGAAAGATAATCATGTGCTTAGGATAATGTCTACCGGGCAACACATGGAACTTGTTCAACAGGTATTAGACTTTTTTCGGATAAGGCCAGACTTCAGTTTTGACTGCATGACCGGTATACCTGATTTGCCTCATCTTTATGAATGCATTGTAAATAAAGCAAGGCTGATTATTGAAAAAGAAGCTCCTGATCTAATTATGGTGCAAGGGGACACACTCACGACATATGCGGTGGCATTTGTCGGTTTTTTAACTAAAAAACCTGTCTTCCATATTGAAGCTGGGTTGAGGACTCACAATATGTTCTCCCCTTTTCCAGAGGAAGGTATCAGACGCGGTGTCAGTTGTTTTGCAGAGATGCATTTTGCGCCAACTCAAACAGCATGCGCGAATCTTCTGGCAGAAGGTTTCAGACGTAACAGGATTTTGATTACTGGCAATACTGTTGTTGATGCGGTTGCACTGGCAGAACGTCTTATTGATGAAAATGAAGTTCTGCAGGAACTGTTGAAGTGCCGTCTTCATAAAGAACAACTGGAAAGCAAGGATGGCTTTGCATTAATCACTGTTCATAGAAGGGAAAATATCGGTGAACCGTTAAGGCAAATTTGTCGTGCGATTATGCATCTCTCTCAGCATTATAAGAATATGACGTTTATCTGGCCGGTGCATTTAAATCCAGAGGTGAGGGATATTGTGTTTGAGGAAATCGGCAATGATTATAGCAACATTATTCTGACCAACCCCCTTTCTTATCAAACCATGTTATATCTTATGAAAAGAGTCAGAATTCTTTTAACGGACTCCGGCGGCATTCAGGAAGAAGCCCCTTTGTTCGGGAAGCCATTGCTCATTCTGAGAGACACTACCGAGAGGCCAGAGATCATTGAGACTAACTATGGGGTGCTTACAGGCGCCAATCAGGAAAACATCATTAAAGAATTTGCACGGTTTTATCAAGCCAATTACTTGTCCCAATCTACCACTGGAAAGTACTCACTTTTTGGCGACGGTAACGCATCAGAGCGGATTGCCAAGTTCCTCCTGCTCGATGAAGTAACGGAATTTATTGCCTCTTATCCATCTTCATCTAAGAATTTTTTTGACACTATGCAGCATACAATGGAGTGGATCGGCTGA